The Elgaria multicarinata webbii isolate HBS135686 ecotype San Diego chromosome 1, rElgMul1.1.pri, whole genome shotgun sequence genome has a window encoding:
- the CZIB gene encoding CXXC motif containing zinc binding protein: protein MGKIGLQLKATLENITNLRPVGEDFRWYLKLKCGNCGEVSEKWQYLRLMDSHPLKGGRGSATRVQKCKLCSRENSIDILSQTMKPYNAEDNETFKTIVEFECRGLEPVDFQPQAGFAADGAESGTPFSDINLLEKDWNDYDEKIKESVGVYEVTHRFVKC from the exons ATGGGG AAGATCGGGTTGCAACTCAAAGCCACTTTGGAAAACATTACAAACCTCAGACCGGTGGGGGAGGATTTTCGATGGTACCTGAAG cTGAAGTGTGGGAACTGTGGTGAGGTTTCAGAAAAATGGCAATATCTACGATTAATG GACAGCCACCCTctcaaagggggcagggggagtgccACAAGGGTGCAGAAATGCAAGCTGTGCTCCCGAGAAAACTCCATAG ataTCTTAAGTCAAACAATGAAGCCTTACAAT GCTGAAGACAATGAAACCTTTAAGACAATAGTGGAGTTTGAGTGCCGTGGCCTTGAACCAGTGGACTTCCAACCACAG GCTGGGTTTGCTGCAGATGGTGCAGAGTCAGGTACACCATTCAGTGACATCAACTTGTTGGAAAAG GACTGGAATGACTATGATGAAAAAATAAAAGAATCAGTTGGTGTCTATGAAGTTACCCATAGGTTTGTCAAATGTTGA